The Homalodisca vitripennis isolate AUS2020 chromosome 7, UT_GWSS_2.1, whole genome shotgun sequence DNA segment cttGAAACATCTGAGGAACAAACTGTAAAATTAGATAGCACAATCCTTTCCAAGTAAAGGTTGCGAGATAACACGAGATTCTATGTAAAATTACATGCAGTTTGTTATCTAATTTCTGAGACTTCAGTAACTACACATGCTTAATAATTTGAAGAGCCTATTGATTTGTGAGTTGTGGTATACGTGATAACAACACAATTGATATTTGGATCACAATTAATTGTGATTAGGTACGCTAGACCAATTTCCAATAAActacattgttataaatttaaaatttcaactagaaaaatgcttatattttttgttatacatcTATAGTGGCATAATTAAGGGGGGAAGGGGGTTGAGGGAGATATAACTCCTTACCAAAAAAgctctaaaaatttaaaaaatatattataacagttaaccaacttgtttgaaattaaCCTTCCAAAGCTAAGTGTCTTATATGTAGTGCCTTAAACgtactaaacatttttagaatcatCATAGAAATTGTTAATCTTTACtgactaataatttaaaacatactgtaACATAACCCTTgcatattctttaatttaatactgTGATTAACTTGTCAGTAGGTcaattgttttactaaaaagtaaCATGTTTTCCAAATATTCCTGAGAGGTTGAGAAAGTAGAGAGAATTGAGGTGATTTTCTATATTGGTAAAGAAGTAGATGCCATAGCATCAGGTTAGCTCTGATTTGAAGATGCTCAAATTGTGGTTTGTTAAAAATGCCATGATATTGAGCTGaagcaaaacaatttttatgaatttcaacTTTAGGGGCAAATTAGTttacaaactgtaattaattatacattttttaattgtattgaaaataacaGTTTAGTTGCATCAAATGCCACAAGATTCAAACTGTAAATTCAATAAAGTACTTAGGTATAATGCTTGATAATCATTTGATAATGATTAGGTATAATGGTTTTTTAGTTCCGAAACCTAAAATCTCTTATCGGACTAAATCAATAACTTTTCTAGGACTTCAAATGTTTAACCATATTTCACCTTATTTAAAGGTTCCACTTTATTAAACACAATAGTTCATTCGTTTACTAAAGATCTAAAAAGATTGTTGTCTATAGttgatgattttgaaaatttaatgattaatatacatgtttacaAATTGTTCTCAGTAATCTTTTATGtctgttatattatatacatatatactttttttatcatatttatattctgttagcGTCTGTATCACTATTgttaattactgtatttagtttgttgttgtttgtttgtactcttatttcaaaacattttagtgtATTCCTTGCactcttgatttttttattagactCTGAACTACTCTTCTTTTGTTTTAAGTGGATGATATGTTATCAATAACATGAGCTATTCATTCAATGGAGCTTAATCAACATTTTCATTTCATGTGTATACTTTGTACTAAAATtggtatttgttttaatttacttccgCTGCTCAACATTACTTACATTTGATGTGAGAATTCTCTGAACAGGCTTGCCTTGGaggaatttaatttgtttgtctattttaatttagaacagAATAGTGTTCTGTTAAccagaaatttttaatatgctAGTGTCATAGACTGTAAATAATCTTTATCAGTATCTTTAACAGTACATATTTGTTGTATGTACTGTTTAAGAGTTAaatcaagtttattattatatgattttgtgccataaatacaaaaaaaaaaaactcaataaaccCAACTATAAGAGTTTTTCaagaatttaaaactaattacgaGGATAGAGAGCATGAGATGTGTGAACAAGGAGCTGCATGAGTAAAGAAAGACCTAAACGGTAACAGAAATTGTATTTTGGTGATGTAGAACATTACACAATTACCAAAGGAGTCTCCGATTCAATAAATTTgagaaaagtatattaaaaaagaaaatgttgatAAACTTTCAATGGTCATGACTTTTACATGTACTAAATGAAGACAATCCAATCAGGCGTTTTGTGTGTTTCAGGTCATAAGTGTGACTAAAGAAACGTTtcgcaatttatttatttgatacaaTTAGCACCAATTAAATTCGAAAAATCGTTTCGAATAAACAGGTCAAGTAGTTTTTTAAGGAACAGAATGGAGCCTTACTGTCTATCtatccactacgggaaaatatcagttgtctgaacccccccccccccaaaaaaaataaatgtttccctGGCTACATTTTTGCTAACAGTATGATAAGATCTATCTGTAAGAAGTGAAGTTAGACCAATTTGCAGGAAGTGTAGTTTCCTTCTAAATTATAAAGCtgaaatatgattaataaaaactacttttgaaTGTTGCTATgaaaagtaataagtttaaatatgaaaataatacaagtatgtaaatgttttataaaatacaaaattgaaattcaaaaaatttaaacatttgcttCAGACACTTCGTACAAGGTTGCTAAGAAGCTCACCTAACACTCCAGGTTGAGGTACCCATTTTGTGAGCATCACATTTTTGGAAAGATTTTGAATACTGTCGAGATTAATTTTCCAAACAACTTTCTGTGGCAGTTTCTTGAAAGCACTGACAAATGCTTGAAGCAGCTTCTCTGGAAGGACATGAACTGGCACAACTGTCCCCAAACTGAAGTACACCACTCCTTCCTTGGCGTCATCCATAAATTGCTTGAGATCCTGGATAAAAACTATTAACTTACTGTTTTTCACTCATAATCTAAATTTAGAAACTCTGGTtagaattcatttatttttcacaGTATGGGATTAGTGAGCCAATAAACCAAAACAAAGATCAAAGTACCCATTAGAACATAATTAAAGTCTTAcaaaccaatccaacaaagtaactttatCACATGTTTCTAtgtcacaaaaatgtaatattattgtactcagtttgtttacacatttgtCTATTCCATGATTTTCTTATTGCCGTCATAGACGTTGATtatccataaaaccaatgtacaatagtttgaattttaacttAGTCTTTCATTTTGAGGTCTATCAAAAAGTTTTTATCCAAAACTTACTAGAGTCATCCTTCGACCAAGTTTTAAGACTCTAAGATCTTATGTGTCAAAAGTTATCACACAGATGGGCAGAcaacatgattttaagaaggactTGTCAGAtccttaaaaattactaaaacatcttgaatttcaggtttaaaattcaatatatatactTGACTAAACCTATTTATTGAGAACaacttttttctcttttttcaaaatttttacccATACTCTTATTAGCTCAACAGgtctttatttagaaataaataatattttatgtactatataaGGGTAGGTATCTAGAATTGTGATCAAGGCAAAATATGGCCGTTGGAGGAATTTAAGTATGCATTACAATGTACAGACAGATGAAGGTGAGAAATTACCTTGGGAAGTGGTGTTCTGTCAGGAGAAATAGTGATGCCTGCGATGGGGATGATATTTGGAGTGTATGGCCTCGGATACTCAACAGCAGGATGGCTGTTGATGAGGTAAAGAGAGACATTTACAACCAGTTCACCAATGCTGGGTGCATCCTGGATATAGTATTCTTGTAGGATTTTGTCTTGGATGGGCAACTGATAGTTGTAGTAGAGTAGCAGAAAGCATGTGATTGATAAAAGGTTGAGTAGTCTTTGCACAAAGGTCATATTGTCTGTCGCAACTAAAGTCATTTCAGGAATGGTAGCTATAGACAAGGCGTTGCCAGCATCTGTATTCAGAGCAGGAATACCTGAGAATCCCTGCATTGTGACTGTCGGTGCTCCAAATCTGTTCCCGAACACCAACAGTGATTCTTGTCCGAAAGAGGACTCTATTATTACAAGATCAAAGTGCTCATTAgagtttataagtttttttacactcTCGTGCTGAAAAGTTTCTTCACAAATTGCTTTCATATTGTGCCAGACATCCATGAATTCGAAAGGGTTGGGCCACATGCTATCGGATTTTTTGAGTATTTGTGCAAATTGGTCGAAAGTCCAATTTTCTGGAACAGGAAAGCACAATAAATTGGTACAAGCACATTGTTAACAGTGGTAAATATTCAGCTATATTCACTGACTATATTAATCCTATACTAGCCTCAATTTGCATAACAATATCCACTTTTTTGTCTATTCTATAACCTTATTACACATCTCACACATAGGGGAGAGTGGGGTAAAACCGGGTGGCTAGTCTTTGACGGCTTCCTGAATCTAAGTTTTTTGGCagaaatgaatgaaaattattactaGTAATCTTAGACTAGTTATGTATCAAAATATGGCTGTAAATATCAAATGACACGAAAGATGTTTTAATTACttagtttatagtaaaaaaagtgAAACTACCCGGTTTTACCCTACCAGTGGGGTAAAACCGGGTACACATGGTAAGTATATGGGAAATatgaaaaactacaatttttgatatacagatttattattgGAACTAAATGTAACAggtttggtttgaaaataaagtagctacttttttgtatatatatatatatatatatatatatatatatatatatatgaaattaatttcttatgtaaaaaaattattctatgtaaaaataaaaacttgttcagTCCTTTTTAAGTGAAATTGAACTGTCATTTTACTTTTGCAAGGGTTTACACAAATCACATATAAAGTTATCGTCTTCTTCTGAACCACAGCATTCTTCGTGTGCCCACCCTAGGCATCCTGAACACTGTATCCAGCCTTCGTTGCTTTTAGAATTTGAGTAAATGTCGTTGCAGTAAATACAGCCTAGATCTTCCTGAAACCCATCTTCACTAGATAAATCTTCTTGATCAATATTTCTCTTAGTTGACACCGTTgcctttttgttttgtttttcaaacttcctCTTGTTTGGTTgcccatttttctttttttcttttagtacTCTTTTACCTTCGAAGAGTTTTCTTTTTTTCACCATCTTTCCCTCATTCTTTTTTTTTCTAATGCGACCTCTAACTCTCTCTTGTATGGCGAGGAAGTTAAAATAGCAGTTTTCCCCTTTCGTTTATCGCTTCTTTTGGTATTGTTTCGGTCGTAGTGAGGTGGTGGGATGATATCTCTTGGTGAAACAATGAAAATTGGTTGTTCAGGTGACACTTGACATTGGCCAGATTTGGGCATGGGATCTAAAGTCTTTGAACAACATGGTTCATCAAAAGGGTGAACAACCTTGTCTGGTGTGGTTTGTGAAAAACTATCACTTTCAGTTAGGCCTTCTGGTGGTGCTACAGGTGGGCCTACTGCCTCTGAATCAGGAGGTTGAGGACTTAGGAGATTTAAAGCCTCTTGAGGTGTCCTGTCTGTTGTCTCTGctggtgtaaataaaaaatccGGATACACATCCCTGTCAAAAGGATAAATTCCAGTCTTTTTGAATCCGTTCACAGCGGTCTGCATGTTTGCCGCCTGGAGAAAAGCATTGCCAAACAGCTTAGACACTTGGTAAATCGTCACTGGCCTGCCTGGGTGCTGAGCTAGCCATTTTCGGACTTCCTGTTGGTAAAATGTACTAACAGGGGCCATGAAAGTAACATCTAAAGGCTGCATGCGATGTGAACAGTGAGGAGGGAGGCATAACAGAACAACATTTTTAGCTTGGGCATAGTTTATAAGCTCAATACTCTTAGTGTGAGTTGAGTGACCATCAAGTATCAACAGAACTGGTTTTTCTTGGGATGGGTTGGAGAACTCAACAAACTTTTccatccaaaataaaaatatttcagtttgcaTCCAGCCACTTTCGTGGTACTGAGCCATGGATCCTGGAGGTGCGTCATCCATTAGCAGTGGATTTTCCCTTTTTcgtggaaaaataaacaaagggGGCATAAAATTCCCTGCCGCACTCATGCAAATTTCAACTGTCACCAAGGTTCCTCGTTCAGCTGAGGCTATGCAGCCTACTTGTTTTTTACCTTTTAGGGCCAATACTTTTGAAGGCTTGTTGGGTACTGTCGTTACACCAGTTTCATCTACATTATATATAGAACTGGGAGAAAATTTGTACTGTTTGTTTAGGCCCTCCAAAAAGTCAAAGAATGCTGAAACTGATCGTCTATTAAAACCCATTGCTCTTGCAATGGAGGTTTTCTCGGGATCTCTCAGAGAAACCCTCTCCTTATGCCTCGCTAAAAACCCATACAGCCAGTCTTTACCTGCCAGTTTTGTCTCAttagaaaatttatgtttaattttattttgcacagCAAGCTCATAAGCTAATCTACGGACATCAGTCAATGTAAGGCCGAAAAGCCTCTTTTCTAGGAGCAAAATATGTTCAACTAGTAAGTTTTCCTGTTCCTCAGTGAAAACTGTTTTGTAGTGTCCTAATCCACGCAGATGCCTCAGTAGCTGATAACTgattttgttttgccttttttactctatcttctaAAGTAGACTGAAGGACTTGAAATAACTTGGAGGCCTTAAGATATCCCATATTGCCTAAAATTACCTCTTTTATGGCTGATTCCATACTATTCTGATCCCATGACTGCCGTTTGGTCTTCCTGATGTATGTTCTAGGCATCCTTCAGCATCAAACTGtgacaaaaaaattgtattaaaaacaaaatatgtaattgcaatttaattgttaactaatttatttattttggtaatgtaacagctgttaagtTCTGATCTAAATACGGATGTTTGTTTCAGATGTTGCTCTTTAATAGAAATAATTGACATGTAGgctaaaatcagttttatataaatacaattttataacatttagctGTTGGTGCGCAATGCTTAAAACGTGGGGTAAAACCGGGTACCACCCGGTCCTGCCCCATCCGTCATACCCGGTTTTACCCCACATGTCGATTCAGAGAAAAACGTAACTTAGCTTCGCTAAATCAAACAGATTTGGAACGACTTTATGTCTatgtttacttcaataaataagcTACACATAATgtacttacttttaataattatcaagtaGTAGGTCAGCAGTATGCAATCCAATTTCACCAAAAGTTGAATCGGCAAAGTACTAAAATGCGAAATCACACACAGCAACTGTATAAAACGTCAAAGAAACATGGCGAGGCGTCCTCTGCTTCTCCTTCCACTACG contains these protein-coding regions:
- the LOC124365938 gene encoding UDP-glycosyltransferase UGT5-like translates to MKSVVLWILLFNAISCSFSARILAMVPYPGKSHYVFVSAILKALHRGGHHIVEYSPFPPSKPLANYTHVEVHTEFEKKSQNWTFDQFAQILKKSDSMWPNPFEFMDVWHNMKAICEETFQHESVKKLINSNEHFDLVIIESSFGQESLLVFGNRFGAPTVTMQGFSGIPALNTDAGNALSIATIPEMTLVATDNMTFVQRLLNLLSITCFLLLYYNYQLPIQDKILQEYYIQDAPSIGELVVNVSLYLINSHPAVEYPRPYTPNIIPIAGITISPDRTPLPKDLKQFMDDAKEGVVYFSLGTVVPVHVLPEKLLQAFVSAFKKLPQKVVWKINLDSIQNLSKNVMLTKWVPQPGVLAHPNCVLFMTHGGAFSQQEAIHAAVPTVGIAFFGDQPANVKFAEHSGIGVSLAFDKISEETISTAINKVLKNPKYKENAQRLSRIFKDRPMSPADSTVFWVEYVLRHGGAHHLRSAATQLSWYQLALLDVLAAVVAVIVILCLVLWKLLSLVFCRKGQKNVSMSKKKN